Part of the Cottoperca gobio chromosome 16, fCotGob3.1, whole genome shotgun sequence genome, ACCACTTACCGTTTTGGTCTTTTGCTCTAACTCTTGACCCCCCCTCCTCGCTCCCTCTTTCATACGGATCATGCCATTGTTATAGGTGGCTCACCTGTGTTTCTGCGATTAAAATCACCTGTCATGAAAAGGCTGTCAGAGGGAAACAGCCATGACCAATCTTCCGTGAGAGGTCCTTCATGgaatattgtttttgtctgttgcCCACCTGACGCCTCGGTGCTGTCTTCTGGCTTTCATTTCTCTGCCTTGCATCTCCTCATATGTGCATGAAAATGACATCATTCTGCACATACATGCACTGTAGATACACATGTGTACttgcatatatactgtatgtagataTTTAAGTGTTACATTCCTTATGTCATATTAGGTAAACAGGATCACGATGCATTTcagaaaaaactcaaatatagATGCATAATACAAAACATTCCAGTAAAAACTGTCAGAAACCCGAGAGACACAGCTCTGATTTCTAATTCTGATGACAACGTAGGTGTAGTTTAAACCATAATCCTGTAGCCCGAGCACATGTATCTTACTACGTTGTCTTGGTTGAGTGACTGTAACAAGTGCTGCCTCTGGGTTTTGTGTAGCTCAGTAAAACTGGGACACGCAGCCCTAAAACTCACTTCCAGCATTCTCACACACAACAGATGGATCTGTAGCATTCTTGACTGAAGGGATGTATTCTGAGTGCATATGCCGCCGTCAAAACGCActaaaacatttccatcagACTCCACATCACCTACTTCTTTTCAGCTGAGGAGAGCGTTCAGTATCTTTGATTGAGATTAATCCAAAAAACCACTGATTTGTATCTGAGCTTTAGGGCCTATAGTTCATAATTCTCTTTGTAAGCGAAGCGCGTCTGAACTAAAAGATCCATTCAGAGGCGAGAAACTTTTGTGGCTATGACTGCGATATATTCCCCGCCATTGTCAGTGGCAGTTTGTATCTACCTTGATGGTAACTTGGGCAGACAGTGGAGAggagttttgttattttaattaggaGATAAAAATTCAAAGGGCCTCTCCAGGCAGTGTGTGGTATGACAGAATCAAAACGATGAAGTGGAGCGGCCTGAAGTGTGTGTCTCGTCACAGCAGATTGGCCGACAGATAGGCACTGCTCTTTAAAGTGGCGCTGACATGCACACGctcacgcagacacacacacggggagGAAGCCTGCACACAAATGGGACTTTGAAAGATAGCatattttaatactatttcACTCCTTTGACACGTTTGTGCTGGTCTAATTTTCCGTGCTTCACCAGCAGATAGGAAGGGCTGGAAAAAGGTTTCAATCAAAACAGCGATGTGAAATCTGAAATATTCAattttgcattaaaataatGGGGCAATTCAGTGGAGAAACTTAACATGATTTATACATAAAGCATGCCGTAATAGTGTAGAGTCATGGTGGCTCTGTTTTCATCCCCTACTGTAGTTTTCCATTTCTAGTAAATCCACAGAAAAGTGGATTGTTTTCATTCAGAGCCGTACTTGAGCACCTTCACCGTGTCTACAGGGCGGTTTTAAACCTGGTGATTCACAGGTTTTGTGTAAACATGAGTAATCAGTGTTCCACATGTGTGGGGGGCTTTCGAGCCGCGTCCCCCAGCCTTCACACCTCTCCTCAGgactctcttttctttcacatcAGCCAGGGCTCAAATCACATGTCCCCTCTCAGCCTGACACTCCGTCGGTATGTTTGCACATCTTTGAAAGCTAACAGCGTGCTTTAATTAATTGTCCAGCTTTCCTCAGAAACAATGTCCTAATTCTGCCATTTAGCAGGAGCGTATCATAGTTTGTTGTTATCTCCCACGCCAGATTTCTGTAAATAGTCATATTAAAAACTTTAATCTCTTCAATGGAAAATGAAGTGCAGCTGAAAAGCCTGTCATGTGCTGAGATAAATATTATCTAAGCTAAAAccttcactctctccctctaccccccttccttcctcctgccccctcccccttcccctGACTTAATGAATATGTTCAGAAGATTTCAGAGGAATGCTTAATCCCAAAACACAACAATCTAATAATATGAAGGACCTGTCTCAGTGTTCTAGCTGACAACAGCACTGTAGGCTACAGTTTACCCCAGCTGAGGTTTGCCTTGCTTCTGGATATGAGCGCCTGGTAGCCTAAAAAGACGTTTGAgtgacagaaaaaataaataaatgatctttTCACCcactttacaaaaacacattttctcatttaccTTTGGTTgtatagttttggttttatttgaacaGCGTTTTAGATATCTGTCTCGGAAATTTCTGCTTCCACGCCAAAACAATGGAGATGAATGCTCACAGCATTGAAAAATGGCATTAAAACAGCATAATGTGAGTAATGTGGGCACTGATTTTGGAAAGACATGTGGctgctgaaatatttaaatgtcgTTTTTCCATGCTGTGAGGACCACAAAGGAAATTCCACTCTGCTGTTTCAACTGCATACCGTTATGCAACACGCCATTAAAATTAGTCTTTGAGATGTTGTGCGCCATCCAAGGCATACACAAATATAATTTCTTGTGTTGCATAATACCCTGACATTTAAGTCCAGAATTACTCATGTATACAAACAGCAACGCTTTTTCTTCTCTCGCAGCAAGCATTTAAATGTCTCTATCTCTTTTTTGTCCAGGTGGCCAACTATGGTGCACCACCACCAAGAACATGATGGAGGGCGAGGAGCTGGTGGCGTTTGCGGTGGACTTTGACTCACGTCTGCAGGCGGTGAACCACATGTCTCTGAGCGAGGGCATGTACCCAGCCAGGCTGCTGGACAGCATCCAGCTCCTGCCGCAGCAGGCCGCGATGGCTTCCATCCTGCCCACTGCCATCGTCAACAGTGAGTGTCCGTGCACCAACACCAGCGCACGCACACGGAGCTGGAACAAGACGTGCTTTTGTTAAAACACGCACaatcacacatgcatgcacttctctcttctttctccctttctgtctctctcacacacacacacacacacacacacacacacacacacacacacacacacacacacacacacacacacaccagtccaCAGCCTGCACTCAGTCACCTGCTTAACAAGGAGCGTCGTCTCCGCCGGGCGTAGATTAACCCAGATGAGTCTCTGCACTGGAGATAAGAGCCATCGACCTTCAAGTTTTGGGTTCACATAAATGCACTGAGGCTCGAACTAACGTGTTAATTGCAAAATACACACCTCATGCAAatagtgtgtttgtttacttagCGAGGGCTATCTGGGTTCAGCTCGACAGGGAGGCTTCTGTAAGCAGATGGTCCAGTGTTCTTGTTTGCCCTTGAGAAAGGGCACCAACCGAGTGGTAGCAACACAGCGATATGTAGCAGCTGAGGATTTGGTGGAAAAGCCTTTTAATGCAGGCTTTGAGAGTCAGAACTGTAGAAGTATAGAAGaggagtatgtgtgtgtgcaagctcTTTATCTTTATACTTATGCATAAATATGAAAGTACAATACATATCCTGATATCATGTCCCCTTTGTCCACTTCCTTGTCCCTCCAGAGGACATCTTCCCCTGCAAGGCATGTGGAATCTGGTTTAGGAGCGAGAGGAACCTGCAGGCCCATCTGATGTACTATTGCAGTGGGCGACAGAGGGAACCAGAGACGGTTGTGGACGACAACGATAGCGGGCCCCACCACACCCCCAGTATGTGCCCCTTCCCACAGTGCACCAAGAGCTTCTCTGGAGCCAGGGCCCTGGAAATACACTTGAGCAGCTCACACAGTGGTAAGTGACAATGTCATGAATCAAAAAGTTTGTGCAGAAAATAGATTCAATATTCAACAgattaaacatttttcttttcatattacGATTCTTAAAGATGGCTACTTTCAATCAGTTTTTTAAGAAAGTGGGTCTGAAAGGTGTTTTAGAAAGAAATATAACACAGGGACAGAGTTTTACACAGGTTTGGAAAAATGACTGTCATTTcctttcaaaaatatacatatccTGCTGTCAGCTAGCATAGTTGACAGTTTATCCTTGAGCAAAAAAATATCTAGTGGATGGAAAAAAGCTTGGCATAATGCATGAGCGTTTGATGGTTTCTACAGTTAACTCTAAAGGAGAAGTGGGAGGCGAGATTCTGAGCATTTCTCCCTTTTATCTCCTTCACAGGTGTCAAAATGGAAGAGAGCCTCCCTCCTGGCACCAGCTTGAAATGCACAATCTGTAACTACACGGCAGATTCTCTTATTACATTCCAGCATCACATCATGTCTCACCTGTCACAGGCGGCCTTCAGATGCAATCACTGCCATATCAGCTTCCAGAGCCACAGGGAACTCTTACAGCATCAGGACTTACATGGGCACGGCAGCAAACTTCACAGGGAAGGCGACGGCACCGAGCATTCCCCCAGGGGGCTTGAGGAaagcctccagcagcagcaggcccgCGCTGAGCTGGCCAACAGGAAGGATGCTCTGCTGGGAAGTCCCAAAGGGGCCCTCAGCAAGGAGACCAGCACAGACGGAGAGGCTGACAAGGCTGAGAAGAAACCCATGCTGTCCATTCAGAAGGGAGAGGCTCACCCAGGCAGCAAAGCCAGTTTTTCTTACACTAGGATCAAGTCTGAGCCCTCCAGCCCCCGGCTGGCCTCCTCCCCTGTGCAGCATAAcatgcctacatttcccatggGCCCCTTCTTGTCTCAGTTTGCTTTCTCCCAAGACATTTCAGTAGTCCCGCAGGCTTCTGAGATTCTGGCTAAAATGTCAGAGCTAGTTCACCGGAGGCTGCGCCATGGAGGGAACAGCTACCCCCCTGTCATCTACAGTCCTCTTATGCCCAAAGGGGCCACCTGTTTCGAATGCAATATCACCTTCAGCAACCTAGACAACTATTTGGTCCACAAAAAGCACTACTGTAACAGCCGCTGGCAACACATGGCAAAGTCCCCCGACTTCTCCGCCCTCTCAGATAAGGTTCCTGAGGCAGTGAGCCCCAACAGTGGTCACAGTTCTGTTAGCATGTTGACCAGTTGCCACCCTACAGACGCCGACAACCACCTCCTGCAGTCTGGCAGTCTCAACTCCAATGTGTTGGAAATGATCAATGCTGGAGTTAAAGGGTCTGATAAGGATCTAGCAGCACAGGTGAAGAAGGTCTCTACCCCAACTGGGGCTGAGGAAAGGCTGAATGGCAAGCCGATGGAGGGAAAAAGCCCCACTACGGGTTTGGTGGAAAGTGACAATGACCCAAACAAGACAACCTGCGAGGCTTGCAATATCACCTTCAGCCGCCATGAGACCTTCATGGTCCACAAGCAGTACTACTGTGCCACCCGTCATGACCCACCAATGAAACGCATGTCCAGCAACAAGGTACCCTCCATGCAGAGGACCATAAGGGCCCGCAAGCGCAGGAAGATGTATGAGATGTGTCTCCCTGACCAGGACCACCAGAGGCCCCCTATGGGTCAGCCCGGTTTCCTCGGAGTTCCTCCTATGAACCCTTGTACATCCCAGGAAGCTGTAGAGAGCCTAGCAGAACGCTTCCACCCACGCTGTGACATCTTCCCTGGTATGGTACCCAAACACCTGGAGGCCTCTCTGACTGTCACTAAACCTATTATGGCTCCCAAATGCAATAcagtggagcagcaggagctggaCACTCCCATTGATCTCAGCAAAAAGTGTTCGCCAATTTCTGACAAGACATGTAGCTCCCCTAAAAGACTTTTGGACTATCACGAATGTGCAGTCTGCAAGATAAGTTTTAACAAAGTGGAGAACTACCTGGCGCACAAACAGAACTTTTGCCCTGCAACAGCCGCTGCCactgctgccgccgccgctcAACAACTaccacaacagcagcaacaacacaatGAGACTGGCAGCCTGGAGCCGACCATGTTTCCAGATGTGAAGAGTGAAGTCAATAACAACCTTGATGACGTCTACGATAAGAGCCCCGGCAAATGTGAGAAGAATGGCAATGGGAAGGTCATGGTACAGAATGGTGGCATGTTCCCCCCTCACCTGGGGTCTGTGCCGGGAGTCAAGTCTTTTGCTGAGCCTCAGCTCATCCCATCAAAAGATGAGAACAAGAATATGTTTCTGCCCCACTGCCTTTATCCCGGAGCAATAAAGAAGATGAAAGGTCCTGAGCAAATATCGCCGTATTTTGGGATAAAGTCAACCGATTATGTGACTGGGGGACCAGCGATGCAGGGAGAGGCCAGCGAACAGGAGCAAGGTGTTAATGGGGGAGGAGGggcaggaggagagacaggaacAACCAGAGAGCAAGCCCAGCCGCCGGCTGCTAATGGCTGTCCCCACCCTGGCAAGGAGCCCCTACCCCTACTGCCCAAAAACCGGGGCATGGTCATCGTCAACGGGGGGCACAAGCCCGAGGAGCGTTCAGGCACAGCTCCACCACAGCAGGAGAATCAGCCCCAGCCTGACGGCCAACCTCCCAATCCCTCACCTACGTGGGCCACCGAGAACCAGGCCGACTCCAACGAGAACATGTCACCTTCCTCCAAGTCCCCAAACGAGGAAGCGCCACCCCCTGCCAACAAAGGTGTGAACGGCTCTGGAAGTGGCAAGTACTGCCGCCTCTGTGATATCCAGTTCAACAACCTGTCAAACTTTATTACCCATAAGAAGTTTTACTGTTCATCACATGCTGCAGAGCATGTAAAATAAGTTCAGAAGAATAAGAcacgttcttcttctccctcccacaccgtcccaccccctcccctcccccacaACTTTTACCCTTTTTCTCCTTTGTTTTGGTACACTGTTGTGTCTGGAATAGTGCATCATGCAGTGCTAAACGCTGCTTGTGGACAATCAAGAGAAGCTTCTTCTTTCATCGTTTTAAGACTTAAAAATGCAAAACCAttggttaaaaaagaaaaagaaaagaaaaatgaatcaAGAATAATATTGGTGCCACTTTcacattaatttattttacaatcaGTATTAATAGGAGTAGTGATCttaatttaaattcaaaatgaaatttaTATCAGAGTTGTTTGTAATGTTATTGTATAGTCATTCTTGTGTAGCACACATATTGTTTACACTGTAGTGTAGGCTCAATGAAACAAATAGACAATACAAAAATGAGATGCATTTTAGACACAAAAATAGCTACTGAGGCACTTGTGTATTCTTATTTGCTGTACCAGTTTCTGTATATGCTCAAAATGTCACTTGCAGATTGCTACAAATGACTTgtttgccttaaaaaaaaaatcaccatTTGGGGGTGATAACCAGGCACAACCCTGCATCTCACATTTTGGCATATACACAAGGCTTTGCATACATATGTGGCTGTTTGTCCCTGTCTCTTTTCTTCAACTCAGATGTGGATGTTTTCATGAGGATGGCAGCATTCTTGTATAGTACTCGTATTTCTGTTTGATGATACACTTTGGTCTCCCTTTTTGAAATTTGCTCTCAATGCAATACTTTGTAAATGAGGGAACATTACTGAAAGCAGTATTATGAAATGGGGACTGTGCATATAATTATTTGTAACCccaaagggaaaaaaaagaagttgtaCAAGAATTAAGTTTATTGCTGATGAACAAGATGGGTGGGAGTTTCAGTGGGAATACTGATGTAAAATGATCATTCCAATGTCCTGATTAtgggagaaaatgtttcttaaaaCGTTGTTGCTATGCATGTATATGGATGGAATTAAATTCCAGATCTGTTGGaaatttttattttgatgtggTGTCATAATTAAACTTAAATCCTCAGGATAAACCATTGTTGTCTGGTCTTTCTTTCACACTCCTGTTTACCCAGCCAAATGGTTCATGTTTGCCACAAATATGTACAGAACACTTAAAAATTGATGCAAAAGTACAAAAATCAAGAATTAGCTTTGCAGGCCATAATCATCTGTTTCgcaaattaatcaaatcaaagcaAATCCAAAGGTAGAGGTCCATATCGGGTTGTGATTTAACTCAATAAGTAactaatgacagagagagaggaactcAATTCACTTTTCCCTGTGGctataacaatattaatacagAACTGAAAtagattaaaataaagtatcAGGTTGAGAATTGACGTGTGTGGCCTTTACGTTGATAAGGGGTAATGTATTAATTTTTGTCTCTGGCTATCAGGTAAAAGAAACTGAAATAACAACTTGAACGATAGGATTTTCTGAATCTAAGACAGCAAATATTTCATCACACTGAAACCCCCTccagttattttaaatgtaaaagcttCCAAAGAAGCAGAGCTGTGCAAAAAACATGTTCAAAAACTGACTTCTTGATGAACCTTAGTCGACATGTACACAGTCTTTACAGATTGCTGAAGGGAAAGGGAAAAAGATAACTTGAGTATGTTattgaatatttaaacatattcaaTGGTTCCCCTGTCCGTGTCTGGGGTATTGTTACATGTTGGCCAGGGGTCACCCGCTCTGCTGTTTGCCTTGTCGCTGGTTGACTAGCTTCCTCAGGTGCTGGCTGATGGCAGATGGCTTCTTGTAGATCATTCGCCGGTCTGCTCCTTTTATATGAATGTGATTGGCTGATGGGTAAGACTCCTCCAAAAACTTCTTTTGAAGCTTAGCTACCATCTGGTACAGGAAAAAAGATGATTTATTATGGATTTTTACCCAAGCGTTACTACAGTATTGTCCCATCGCTGTACAAGAGTTAATATTGCATCATGGAGTTGTGCAGCTACAGTAAACATTGTCACCTGGTTTAGATGTTCTGGTATTTGCTGGTCAAAGGAATCCCCAGTGATCACACTCACTGCCGTCCTGCTGGAGAGGGGCTTAAACTTTGTGATAtccctttaaaaaacaacaacgacaaaacatttaaaacgttGTTTCATATTTCAATGTTCAACTTGACTTCCACATGACAAAAAGTGTTACCATACCTTACTTGAGCTGCACTTTCGTTCAAAAAGTAATGCTCATCCACAGCACTGCTCTGGTGGGCAGGGTTACTTAGTAAGTATTTCTATaagacagatagagataatAAATCAGTTACAAAAGATATTCAAGTGCCATAGACATAAAGGCTGACAAGACACACCTACATTACCCTCAAGAGGCAAGAGGAAACCAAAAGAGAGGAAGCCAATACACAtggtactgtatgtatgtgtcaaACACATTATACACTTAACAAACTAAACATACATTTAACAAAGATGGCACTTTGTCAAACTGTAGTGTAGGTTCATCTGTTATACCAAACAGACTGGGGTGTCAGGCAAACATTTTCAGGAAAAGCAGGCTAAGTGGTGAGTTGTTtcccaaataaaacaaaatgtccatTAACTGTGTGAGATAGAGCATGGCCTTGACGGAGGTCTGTGCTCTACAAGtgccatttttgttttaatatatgtatatataatgtagttTTCAGGCCATTGTATGCACATCCAAAAACCAAGATCCCTGGATCACAATCCAAAATCGGACAAACATGAAAATACAAAGGATATACAGATAAAATCAAAGATTGCATAATTCATCAAAGTTCCCAGACGGAGCAGTAATACAGAATTGAAAGAAATGTACAATGTTTACAAGTTGAGATGCCTCACAATGAAATCCTTCAAGTGTTATACATTTTTCCTGATTAAAGTCATTTtcagatgtggatgttgattGTCGTGATGAGAGCAGGCTGTTCCAAGAGAGGCTCCTCTGGATTTCAATGAATATTGATTGAGAGAAGTCCGACAATATGGAAGATAAAAGTCCTTGGAGTGTCTTGTGGAATATGAGTGAATGTCTGCAGAAGAATTTTAAAAAGGTTCTGGAAAGCTCGAGGCAAGTCATGCCgtgtacatatttatatacgACTACTCAAAGCTTAACCCTATTTAGAACAGCCTCCCACATCATGTTTTATTACTGCATTTACAGTATGATCATACTGACTGAATCCAAAGGGAGGGAGACGTAACGCTGCAACTTCTTTGTTTAATGAGACACAGAAGTAGGTGTCCAGCTACAGACAGAATGCTGACACAACATTGTGCATCTCAGGGCAGGGCACACTCACCGCGCTACCGGAAAAAGATGTGAAACCTCAAATTGAGCAGAATTCCTCTTTAACTGCATCTATCACACGCATGTGATGCGACCAGATAGCTTTTGGTGCCGTTAACATGGAAGCAAACAATTCTGCTCCGGTTCAATTAAGCAGTGGTTACAGAACATGCCCTTGAGAAATGGACTGCATGCTCTATTGAGTCCGGCGAGCTTGTGAGTGTGCGTGCAATGTTATAACCTTCACTAGCCTGTCTACAAAACCTTTCTGTGTCCTTGGAGGATTCCAGCACAATGGTGTCCTTATCTCCTTGGCAACAATTGTAAAAGTTGAAAAGCTGAAATAGGTCCCTCATCACTACTGCCATCGAATCGTGGGTAGCTGGCAGCAGAGAACAAGGCGTCTTAACGATCTGCTCGCATTCATCCCGAGGCATTGCATCATGCAGACAGCTGCAGCTAAAATGTAATGCTGAGCGGATGTAGAGATGTCACAGAGGGTCACTAAAGTTCTACAAACAAGTAGAAATAAGGACTTTGAAGCAGGACAGTATggattaaatgtattaaacgGCTATTAAAAGAGCTTTCCTTaaacattctctccttcgctatGTCCCTAATGCATCAACATGAGTGTTTGTCCCCCGCTATAATAAGGTGTCACTCCATGTTACCATACTGGTTGTTGTTCCTCACCAGAATCCATTACTACATAGCAGGTAAGAAATGAGTACAGGACTACATGACAGGCAGAAGTGTCAccgctgtgtgtgcgtgtgtgtgtctgtaaaacaGATTCACAGCAGATCTGAGTGTGGACATGTGCTAAAGTGTTTCTCCTTTAGAGAAACTTCATCGGCTTACATTAACAGCCTTTTCCTCACAGGCTGTATGACCCGTCAAAAGGCTGAGTTTACAACACAGCAGGCGTCAGAAGATACAGTGCAATTGCAGCGTCATGTCAGCTCCAGGAACGACttcaattttcatttattttaaaatgacgtATGGCATCATAGCATGCCAAATTCAGGAAGACAAACGCCTCTGCAATCATCATGCAAGCTCGTATCTTTGCTGAGGAGGAGACATGATTTTTCTTGCACGAGCACCATCCTGTGGCAGAATAGGAAAGATGGTAGGAGTTCATTTGAAAGGCCTGAAACATCACTGTTTCCTTCATATTCTTAAGAAATTGTCTGAGCAGAGGGACAAAACCGAAGTGCCGTCTTCCGACTATATAAATGTCAACATCTAATGTATGATAGCACCTTTCTACCCTGATGACTTGTTATATGTATCACTATATCTACACTATATCCCCCCCCAACCTGCTGTGTCATTTTCaatgtgacaaaacatttaaaaaataaagatttcagctgcttttttaattttatttcttgAACAGTCTGGGcatatttcattgttttgtgtgtgtgtgtgtgtgtgtgtgtgtgtgtgtgtgtgtgtgtgtgtgtgtgtgtgtgtgtgtgtgtgtgtgtgtgtgtgttagcctgACCTGCCGCTGGACGACCTCCTCTGAGACGTTTTCTCCTGTAACCGTCGGTTCCATCACCCCGAGGATAATCAGCATGCGGCTCAGCCCTGTCGCTGCTGAAAACTGCCTGGCTTGGAGAGAGGGCATCAGCTTACCCCacctaaacaaacacacaaggcaGGAGACAAACTAAAGTCGAACACTTTAAACATGCTgccttttaaagctgcattcattgATTGTTTTGGCCACCGAAGAAGCTAAAAGCACAATGACCTGACTTATTTACAGCAGACATGGAGTAACCATTAATAAGTTTAAGCATTCATTTGAAGTGGCACAGTAACGTTAGGTcagtttatcagagctttttggAGAAAAGGTAAAGATGTTAAAAGGGGAGGGAGACTGTAGAGTTCAGATCAACAATATATTGAATCTGAATACCACGGTGTTCATCATATTGTTGAGTGAGTCTTAATCTGTGCTGCACAACGACATGCTGAAGTCCTGAACGGCTCTGTTACAACAACAAGGGGGATTTTATGATCACAATAACAGTGTCTCAAGCAAAGTCATACAATTCCTCGAGTCTTTTTCAACCCAGAATCCCAAACTTTCTCTTCAAAAACATTTGCCTGGGGAatgagaaatattatttttttggcagatgagagaagaagagctgtGGGATTGTGTAACTCAGGAGGCCCAATCGGTCTCGGCTCACTGGTGCTCTGAATTGGCTGGTCTCAGCCTGTGGAGCCCAATCAATAGTGCCGTGCGCCTGCTGCCGCCATCGCCGCGCAGGCTGCCCCTACACGCTAACACACTGTAGACCAGCCCCCCTGCACCGGGAAACACTCGTCCCTGTCTTCGTCTTACTCCTGATCTGGCCCAGACTCTGCAGCATATTCTACCCTACAGTACATTTCAATATCTGATTAACTATGAATCACCTTTATAAAATATCATTGCAACTTTTTtatcatttgattattttaccAATTAATATGTTGAATTATccagtctataaaatgtccccTGATCCCCGAATGTCTTCCTTAATGGCCAGcgagaggttgacatttggGTGTTAGTGAACTGTTTTAAAAGCTATAGGATGGGTTGCTGTAAGATTTGGTTGTAGTTTCTTTTACATaggagatttatttttattatgtttaataGTTGCAGTGTATATACAGACAGGAAATGTGGCGAGAGAGAAATATGAGAACCAAGGAGTCATAACC contains:
- the zfpm2a gene encoding zinc finger protein ZFPM2a isoform X1, coding for MSRRKQSNPRQIKRPLEDGLEEEEEECVSEENEILAKDEFSVEENFSAEFETENMSCEDMEYFCNKGEEDGNREAGESDGQGEKTRHPIAGQDEWDGPRELDALLKDGERRIHTRQQLPVGTTWGPFEGKIEMSIDSTILKMKCTVPVVLSAGPRWLLDVTWQGAEDNKNNCVVYSKGGQLWCTTTKNMMEGEELVAFAVDFDSRLQAVNHMSLSEGMYPARLLDSIQLLPQQAAMASILPTAIVNKDIFPCKACGIWFRSERNLQAHLMYYCSGRQREPETVVDDNDSGPHHTPSMCPFPQCTKSFSGARALEIHLSSSHSGVKMEESLPPGTSLKCTICNYTADSLITFQHHIMSHLSQAAFRCNHCHISFQSHRELLQHQDLHGHGSKLHREGDGTEHSPRGLEESLQQQQARAELANRKDALLGSPKGALSKETSTDGEADKAEKKPMLSIQKGEAHPGSKASFSYTRIKSEPSSPRLASSPVQHNMPTFPMGPFLSQFAFSQDISVVPQASEILAKMSELVHRRLRHGGNSYPPVIYSPLMPKGATCFECNITFSNLDNYLVHKKHYCNSRWQHMAKSPDFSALSDKVPEAVSPNSGHSSVSMLTSCHPTDADNHLLQSGSLNSNVLEMINAGVKGSDKDLAAQVKKVSTPTGAEERLNGKPMEGKSPTTGLVESDNDPNKTTCEACNITFSRHETFMVHKQYYCATRHDPPMKRMSSNKVPSMQRTIRARKRRKMYEMCLPDQDHQRPPMGQPGFLGVPPMNPCTSQEAVESLAERFHPRCDIFPGMVPKHLEASLTVTKPIMAPKCNTVEQQELDTPIDLSKKCSPISDKTCSSPKRLLDYHECAVCKISFNKVENYLAHKQNFCPATAAATAAAAAQQLPQQQQQHNETGSLEPTMFPDVKSEVNNNLDDVYDKSPGKCEKNGNGKVMVQNGGMFPPHLGSVPGVKSFAEPQLIPSKDENKNMFLPHCLYPGAIKKMKGPEQISPYFGIKSTDYVTGGPAMQGEASEQEQGVNGGGGAGGETGTTREQAQPPAANGCPHPGKEPLPLLPKNRGMVIVNGGHKPEERSGTAPPQQENQPQPDGQPPNPSPTWATENQADSNENMSPSSKSPNEEAPPPANKGVNGSGSGKYCRLCDIQFNNLSNFITHKKFYCSSHAAEHVK
- the zfpm2a gene encoding zinc finger protein ZFPM2a isoform X2, with protein sequence MSRRKQSNPRQIKRPLEDGLEEEEEECVSEENEILAKDEFSVEENFSAEFETENMSCEDMEYFCNKGEEDGNREAGESDGQGEKTRHPIAGQDEWDGPRELDALLKDGERRIHTRQQLPVGTTWGPFEGKIEMSIDSTILMKCTVPVVLSAGPRWLLDVTWQGAEDNKNNCVVYSKGGQLWCTTTKNMMEGEELVAFAVDFDSRLQAVNHMSLSEGMYPARLLDSIQLLPQQAAMASILPTAIVNKDIFPCKACGIWFRSERNLQAHLMYYCSGRQREPETVVDDNDSGPHHTPSMCPFPQCTKSFSGARALEIHLSSSHSGVKMEESLPPGTSLKCTICNYTADSLITFQHHIMSHLSQAAFRCNHCHISFQSHRELLQHQDLHGHGSKLHREGDGTEHSPRGLEESLQQQQARAELANRKDALLGSPKGALSKETSTDGEADKAEKKPMLSIQKGEAHPGSKASFSYTRIKSEPSSPRLASSPVQHNMPTFPMGPFLSQFAFSQDISVVPQASEILAKMSELVHRRLRHGGNSYPPVIYSPLMPKGATCFECNITFSNLDNYLVHKKHYCNSRWQHMAKSPDFSALSDKVPEAVSPNSGHSSVSMLTSCHPTDADNHLLQSGSLNSNVLEMINAGVKGSDKDLAAQVKKVSTPTGAEERLNGKPMEGKSPTTGLVESDNDPNKTTCEACNITFSRHETFMVHKQYYCATRHDPPMKRMSSNKVPSMQRTIRARKRRKMYEMCLPDQDHQRPPMGQPGFLGVPPMNPCTSQEAVESLAERFHPRCDIFPGMVPKHLEASLTVTKPIMAPKCNTVEQQELDTPIDLSKKCSPISDKTCSSPKRLLDYHECAVCKISFNKVENYLAHKQNFCPATAAATAAAAAQQLPQQQQQHNETGSLEPTMFPDVKSEVNNNLDDVYDKSPGKCEKNGNGKVMVQNGGMFPPHLGSVPGVKSFAEPQLIPSKDENKNMFLPHCLYPGAIKKMKGPEQISPYFGIKSTDYVTGGPAMQGEASEQEQGVNGGGGAGGETGTTREQAQPPAANGCPHPGKEPLPLLPKNRGMVIVNGGHKPEERSGTAPPQQENQPQPDGQPPNPSPTWATENQADSNENMSPSSKSPNEEAPPPANKGVNGSGSGKYCRLCDIQFNNLSNFITHKKFYCSSHAAEHVK